A part of Primulina eburnea isolate SZY01 chromosome 10, ASM2296580v1, whole genome shotgun sequence genomic DNA contains:
- the LOC140842850 gene encoding uncharacterized protein — translation MTAAGPITWRIFRETFLKQYYPAEVRLQKLSEFENLSQAPDMSVVEYTSQFNALGSYAPAIMADEVLKLHRFKKGLNSRIQSALAVYQPTNFSDLMGAAIRAEADIRRREGENRNKRPPVSQPSQGKPVFKRPNQSGGPPSRQFPATNYQGLKPCSTCGFKHSGECRRASGVCFGCGKAGHRIAECPTTANRPAGPNRGTGPNPGAGPSKPKEDKPNARIFAMTQEEADDATEVVSGTILIQSVPAYALFDCGATHSFMSKRFAKKLGRRPDKLTEPFRIATPTSRAIETEEIYRDCEISINNQTFSADLIQLIMVDFDIILGMDWLARNSAVVDCKGKEVKLRTPNQEEVVFHGKSKGRKSLLSASQAWKAMKSGEDIYLAMVSEVTEEVELKLEDIPIVREFPDVFPEELSGTVQDRENGTSRTQGAEGTTPRITR, via the exons ATGACCGCTGCTGGGCCAATCACATGGCGTATCTTCCGAGAAACATTTCTGAAACAGTACTACCCGGCGGAAGTCAGACTGCAGAAGTTAAGTGAGTTTGAGAATCTCAGTCAGGCCCCGGACATGTCAGTAGTGGAATACACCTCTCAGTTCAATGCCCTTGGTTCTTATGCTCCTGCAATTATGGCGGATGAAGTTCTGAAATTACACCGATTTAAAAAGGGGTTGAACAGCAGAATCCAATCCGCTCTGGCAGTCTACCAACCTACCAACTTTTCAGACTTGATGGGTGCGGCTATCCGAGCCGAAGCTGATATTCGTCGGAGAGAAGGGGAAAACAGGAACAAGCGACCCCCTGTCAGCCAGCCTTCCCAGGGAAAACCAGTGTTCAAGAGGCCCAATCAGTCAGGTGGACCTCCCTCAAGGCAATTCCCCGCCACTAACTATCAAGGACTCAAGCCATGCTCAACATGTGGCTTCAAGCACTCCGGGGAATGCCGAAGGGCCAGCGGTGTGTGCTTCGGATGTGGGAAAGCGGGGCACCGAATTGCAGAATGTCCTACCACTGCCAACCGACCAGCAGGGCCAAACAGAGGAACTGGGCCAAATCCGGGAGCAGGCCCTAGTAAACCAAAAGAGGATAAACCCAATGCTAGGATCTTTGCCATGACTCAGGAAGAGGCTGATGACGCAACTGAAGTCGTGTCAGGTACCATTCTAATTCAATCAGTACCTGCCTATGCATTATTTGACTGCGGTGCTACCCATTCCTTtatgtctaagagatttgctAAGAAGTTAGGACGTAGGCCTGATAAGCTAACTGAACCTTTCCGAATAGCCACACCCACGAGTAGAGCTATAGAAACTGAGGAGATTTACAGAGATTGTGAGATCAGTATTAATAATCAGACTTTTAGCGCCGACTTGATACAGTTGATCATGGTCGATTTCGACATCATCTTagggatggattggttagcGAGAAACAGTGCAGTAGTAGATTGTAAGGGAAAGGAAGTCAAACTCCGAACCCCAAATCAGGAAGAAGTCGTGTTTCACGGTAAATCCAAGGGACGTAAATCACTATTGTCAGCCTCTCAGGCTTGGAAGGCCATGAAATCCGGAGAAGATATCTACCTAGCAATGGTCAGTGAGGTAACAGAAGAAGTCGAGCTGAAACTGGAAGACATCCCGATAGTGAGAGAGTTCCCCgatgtttttccagaagaaCTCTCAGGGACAGTCCAGGACCGCGAG aatggcaccagccgAACTCAAGGAGCTGAAGGAACAACTCCAAGAATTACTAGATAA